CGTTCGGGTGGCTCTACTGGAAGCAGGGCCTCCTCTCCGCCATGGCCGCGCACTTCTCGACGGACATCGTTCTTCACGTCATTGCGCCCCTGGGCGAGGCGTAGCTACTCTCCCGCCGTGCTCGATCTCTCCCACTATCCGCTCGATCGACTGGCCTCCCGCGTCGGGACGCCGTTCTATCTCCATGACGCGGGCATCATGCGCGGAACCGTGTCCCGGTTCGCGGAGCTGGTGCGGGAGCACGGGCTCTTCGGACGGTACGCGGTGAAGGCGAACGCCGCGCGCCCGGTGCTGGAGCTGATGCGGGCGGAAGGGCTCGGCGTCGACGCGGGGAGCGGCAACGAAGTGCTCCGCGCAAGGCGGGCGGGGTTCCCCGGCGGCTCGGATCCTGCCGTGATCATGCTCACGACGGACGTGTTCCGCGACAACGCGCTCGACGTGGTGTCGCGCGAGCGCGTGCTCCCGAATGTGGGATCTCCGAGAATGATCCGCGAGCTGAGGGACGCCGGCTATCGGGGCCCTGTTGGCGTGAGGATCAATCCCGGGTTCGGCCATGGTGTCGTGGAGGCCTGCGACACGGGCGGCCCCTCGTCGAAGCACGGGATCTGGCTCGACGCGCTCGACGGCGTCCGGCGCGCGGCGGCCGATGCGGGATTGCCGGTGGCCGTCCTGCACGCCCACGTGGGGACCGGCCCGACCCTCCCCGAGTTCGACACGAACGTGCGAAAGCTCGTGGATCTGTTCGTGGAGCTCCTGCCGGACTTCCCGGAGGTGGGCACGGTGAATCTCGGCGGCGGCATTCCCCACCCGTACCGCCCCCAGGAGAGAGCCTACGATCTGGCGTCGTACCGGCCGATCTGGGACGAGGCGGTCGCGCGACTGTCGCAGCGCGCGGCGCGTCCGATTCGGGTGGAGGTGGAGCCCGGACGGTACCTGGTCGCCGGCGCGGGAATCCTCGTCACCCGCGTCAAGGAGGTGAAGGAGACGCGCACGAACGAGAAGGGCCGCGGGCACACGTTCGTGATGGTGGATGCGGGCTTTTGCGACCTGCTGCGGCCCGCGCTGTATGGCTCGTATCACGAGATCGAGGTCGTGAGCGCGGGCGCTGGAGGTGGAGCGGCGAGCGGTGGCGCGCAGCGGCCGTCCGTCTCGTGCGTGGTCGCGGGCCCGCTCTGTGAGAGCGGCGACGTGTTCACGCGAAGCGAGACCGAGTTGCTGGATCCGCGGATGATGCCGCGACCGGAGGCGGGCGATCTCCTGGTGGTGCAGGATGCCGGAGCGTACGGGGCCGTGATGAGCTCGAACTACCTGTCGATGGGACGCGCCGCCGAGGTGTGGTGGGAGGACGGACACGGGAGGATCATCTCGCGGCGGGAGACGTTGGAGGATCTGGTGGCGCGTGAGTGCGACGTGGCGTTGTAGCTGGAGCCCATGTCCTCTGTTTGATCTGTCACCCATGTGCCCGTTTCGGACCGCACTTTTTTCTTGACGTGTTTCGCGTGGCAGACCGAATTCAACTGTTGTTCCTGCTGAGAACATCGCACCAGAGCTCCTCCTGAGCCGTCAGGCGCACGATCGCCGGGCTGTTTCGATGAAGCGAACCCCTGCTGCTTCAGCATCATCACGTCAGCCTGCACGAGGCTTCCAAAACCCTCGTGATATAAGAGAAGCATCCCGAACGGAACTCCTGGTCCGACGTCCAGGCAACGATGCCCCGCTCCCATGAACAGGGGGTGCTCCATGCGCGACTACTCGTTGACCCATCTCCGTGACGACGTGCTCCTTCGTGACCTGACCGCCTTGATCGCCCAGGAACGCGGTGCGTTCGCGGCGGTGCTGGCCCACCTGGCGGAAGTCGATGCTCGGAAGCTCTTCATCCCTCTCGGGTACTCCTCGATGTTCGTGTACTGCGTCCAGGAGCTGAAGTTCTCCGAGGACGCCGCCTACAAGAGGATCCAGGCGGCGAGGGCGGCACGGGAGTTCCCAATCCTCCTCACGGAGCTCGCGGAAGGACGCCTTCACCTGACGTCGATTTGCCTGCTGGCCCCTCACCTGAATCCGGAGAATGCCGAGGAACTGGTCCGGGCCGCGGCCTACCGGCGGCAGTCCGAGGTCCATCAGATCCTCTCCTGCATGTTCGAGGTGCGCGCCACTGCGACGGGGGCTCAGGGCGAACTTGCTGCACAGCAAGTTGAAGGTCCCGAGATGGAATCGGCTTCAGAGCAGAGCGGAGCCGAACTTGCTGCACAGCAAGTCGACTTGACCCCAGGTCAACTTGCTGCGCAGCAAGTTGGACCCACGTCCCTCGTCTCCCAGGTCGAGCGGCTCGAGCCGCTCATGGTCCTGCCGGAGATCAAGGATCGGGTGCGCTATCTGCAAGCCCTTCTGAGCCATTCCCTTCCGTCCGGGGATGTCTCCTGTCTTCTCGCCAAAGCGCTCGACCTCCTGATCGAGCATGTCGAGAAGCGCCGGTTCGGAACCGGCAATGGATCGGTGCGGCGCCGCCGGACCGGGGACCGCAACCGCTACATCCCTGCC
This genomic window from Candidatus Eisenbacteria bacterium contains:
- the lysA gene encoding diaminopimelate decarboxylase produces the protein MLDLSHYPLDRLASRVGTPFYLHDAGIMRGTVSRFAELVREHGLFGRYAVKANAARPVLELMRAEGLGVDAGSGNEVLRARRAGFPGGSDPAVIMLTTDVFRDNALDVVSRERVLPNVGSPRMIRELRDAGYRGPVGVRINPGFGHGVVEACDTGGPSSKHGIWLDALDGVRRAAADAGLPVAVLHAHVGTGPTLPEFDTNVRKLVDLFVELLPDFPEVGTVNLGGGIPHPYRPQERAYDLASYRPIWDEAVARLSQRAARPIRVEVEPGRYLVAGAGILVTRVKEVKETRTNEKGRGHTFVMVDAGFCDLLRPALYGSYHEIEVVSAGAGGGAASGGAQRPSVSCVVAGPLCESGDVFTRSETELLDPRMMPRPEAGDLLVVQDAGAYGAVMSSNYLSMGRAAEVWWEDGHGRIISRRETLEDLVARECDVAL